The sequence below is a genomic window from Brevibacillus laterosporus.
AGAGCTGGCAACCTTTTTTCTGTGATCTGGAGTTATCTTTGTGTTCCATCTACTTGTATGTTTACCAGACAGCCACGGCTCCATCGGTCCGTGGATCTCTGTACCACCTACCCTCAATCCATTGCCATCTAGGGGCATCCAGAGCTGCTTGAGGATGTAACTAGAAATCGATCTCCTTCAGACGGTTCTAATAAACATAAAATGGTTCGACCCGTCGTTGATTTCCCACAGCCTGATTCTCCTACAATGCCCACCGTTTCACCCGGATAGACCGTTTAATGAATACCTCAACCGCTTTTACATGGCCAACCGTTTTGTTCAAAAATCCCGCTTGAATCGGAAAATATTTTTTCAAATTTTTTACTTCTAATTAAAGGTTGCGTCATTTTGACACCTCCTGATACAGCCAACAGCGGTATTTATGTTTAGGTAATTCGAGTAAAGGAGGTTGTGCTTGCTCACAGATTGACATCACCTTTGAACAGCGAGGCGCAAAACGACATCCTTTTGGCATTTGGTAAAGGAGCAACGTAGTGCAGTATTCCCGCGAAGAAGCACTTTCATCATACATATAAAAAAAGCAACATGGATACATTCGATCCACCTTGCTTTTTACTCTCTATAAGAAATGAGTTTCTCATGTTTATATTCATTATCAAGTGCTAGGAAGCTGTTTGCTACTCTTCCTGCTTTTTGTTGAATGCAATCAGATAGACCTCCTGATCGCCCTGAATGTTTAATTCTTGTTCCATTTGTTTTAATTGATGTAGCTGCGCAGAGTCTAACTCTGCAAATGGCATTTCACTAAGATGTTTATGTTCCATTTTCTCACCTACCTTCCACAATTCACAAGCTCTTATGTAGATTGTCCTGTGGGGGAGGAAAACATGCGCTTCTGTAATAACTAAGGATTGAGTGATTATTTTGGTCAAAATTAAGCACTAACCGTTTGCGTTTGCAACACTTGAGATACAGCCGAGCAAGAACGTTTACAAAAACAAATAGGCACTTGTTTGTCTTTTGCTTTCGATTTGATTTTTTTCGCCAAGTTATGATTAACAAAATCGGTTAGAACTAAAATCATTTTAACATCAGATGGAATTTTCAAACTGGTCTCTGAGCTTTTCCTACCTGTAATATGGTGGATCTTTTTATACCCCACCTCTTCAAGTATTTGTAAAATATTGCCTAACCTATCCCCACCAATGATTAATATAGACATAATAGAAATCCTCCTTTAGATTGTTTGTGCATAAGACCCCTGACGGTCAAAAAACAGTTAGATCACTGTTTATTCGTTATATGTTTCTGAAGCCAAAAAGTTAATTGAGAATAAATATCATTCTTATTGATAAATATTATCATTACCAATTAAGTTTGACAATACTCTGTACTATTTTTTTATCGTTTGTTCACACTATTTTTACAAGCTACAGCTCTATCCTTGATTGGATGCTTTTCCCACGGTTATAATCAAGCTATCACAATTCTTAAAAAAGGAGGTGGGAGTTTATGATGCAAGAAATCAAGCAGCTCCACACCATCTTTACCCGCACATTAGAAGGCATCAATGTTTTTCGCACCATGGTCCAACCTTTGATCGATCACGCAAGAGATGAACATATGAAGCTTTACTATCACCACATTTCTGAAGAAGAAGAACAACGGGAAGAACGATTGAATGATCTCGTCCCTCGTTTGTCGCTACTCATTCGGGAGAACAATCTGGATCAACTGAGTGATCGCGAGCTGTCTCACTTGCTTTCTGACTTACATTTAGAGCGGTTTGGCTTACACAATTTCCGTGAGCATTTAGAATTAGCCCTGTATGAATTTACAGATGAACCTAGCCGAATAAAGCTGGACAGCATGCGTGAAAACACTCATCAAGACTATTTAGCAACCAAAGAGATCATGGGTAAGCTAAGTGAAAAATTCTCTGATGTCGTTCCGGCAAAAGTGGATACACACGACCATGACCATGGCCATGATGTCCATCAGGTAAATCACTTTGAGGTTTCGTCCGCGTTGCAAGATTCTAGTAGCTCCAAGCAAACATCGACTGTACCTGCTGAAGCTCACAGTCATTCATCAGAGTCGTCTGTTGCCAAAAAAGGACTTACAGTTGGAAGTCTGCGTCATCTCAATCGTCACGTATAAGAGAACAGTTCAAGATCGGAGGCTTTTATGGATAAAGCACAGAAATTCCCAGACTCCCCATTGTCAAAGGAAGAATGGCGTCAATTAGACGATACCATTGTTGAAATGGCTCGTCGTCAACTCGTAGGTCGTCGATTCATTGACATTTACGGCCCACTAGGAGAAGGTATTCAAACCATTACCAACGATATTTATGATGAATCTCGTTTCGGAAATATGAGTTTGCGCGGTGAATCACTAGAATTAACACAGCCAAGTAAACGAGTTAGCTTAACGATTCCGATCGTGTACAAAGATTTCATGCTGTACTGGCGCGATATGGCACAAGCCCGCACATTGGGTATGCCAATTGATCTCAGCTCTGCGGCAAATGCTGCCAGTAGTTGCGCTCTTATGGAAGATGATATGATCTTTAATGGTAGCCCTGAGTTTGACTTGCCAGGTATCATGAATGTAAAAGGACGTCTCACGCATATTAAGAGCGACTGGATGGAATCAGGCAATGCTTTTGCCGATATCGTAGAAGCTAGAAATAAGCTGTTAAAAATGGGCCACAGCGGTCCATATGCCCTTGTTGTATCCCCAGAGCTGTATTCTTTGCTCCACCGTGTACACAAAGGCACCAATGTCCTTGAAATTGATCACGTTCGCAACTTGGTTACAGACGGTGTATTCCAATCTCCTGTAATCAAAGGCGGTGTTCTAGTAGCTACAGGAAGACATAACCTAGACCTTGCGATTGCTGAGGATTTTGATTCAGCTTTCCTAGGAGACGAACAAATGAACAGCCTCATGCGCGTATATGAGTGTGCTGTTCTACGCATTAAGCGTCCAAGTGCAATTTGCACATTGGAAATGACAGAAGAATAGACAAAACAATCTACGTATGTAGAAAGAGAGATAGCCATTCT
It includes:
- a CDS encoding DUF2325 domain-containing protein, with amino-acid sequence MSILIIGGDRLGNILQILEEVGYKKIHHITGRKSSETSLKIPSDVKMILVLTDFVNHNLAKKIKSKAKDKQVPICFCKRSCSAVSQVLQTQTVSA
- a CDS encoding bacteriocin, with protein sequence MDKAQKFPDSPLSKEEWRQLDDTIVEMARRQLVGRRFIDIYGPLGEGIQTITNDIYDESRFGNMSLRGESLELTQPSKRVSLTIPIVYKDFMLYWRDMAQARTLGMPIDLSSAANAASSCALMEDDMIFNGSPEFDLPGIMNVKGRLTHIKSDWMESGNAFADIVEARNKLLKMGHSGPYALVVSPELYSLLHRVHKGTNVLEIDHVRNLVTDGVFQSPVIKGGVLVATGRHNLDLAIAEDFDSAFLGDEQMNSLMRVYECAVLRIKRPSAICTLEMTEE